One stretch of Amycolatopsis sp. NBC_00345 DNA includes these proteins:
- a CDS encoding glycosyltransferase → MRILLTGLPIRSHLVPVVVPVALALRRSGHEIAIATGGAVAAEIERLGVPVLVLPRVLAPEEVGRRPELLAGLDLGKLRQWRPERTGPLSVPLFNDLMTAEFAADLLDAAKTWRPDVIVRETNEYGGYLAAEVLGLPSAVIDIAPLIGRLVPDLTERLNRLREDLGLPAIGSAAHASGRLTAGLLPEPWYPEEQRTPGHRYYRVPGVADEPPLDPAIVDLPPDRPFVLAGFGSNAHSLLATGSELMGITVAALGSLPVQAVAVLGSDQAVAGWTGPRPANVHLAAFVPQRSLLGACDLFLTHAGFSGVREALSAGVPMVALPLFAEQPGNAVRVHELGLGVRTEAAGLTPDALAAGLQQVLDEPSYGLATRAFQRRVLGLPALTAFTGDLESLV, encoded by the coding sequence GTGCGAATTTTGCTGACCGGCTTGCCCATTCGTTCGCATCTCGTGCCGGTGGTGGTGCCGGTGGCCCTGGCGTTGCGGCGGTCCGGGCACGAAATCGCGATCGCCACCGGCGGGGCGGTCGCGGCGGAGATCGAACGGCTCGGGGTGCCGGTGCTGGTGCTGCCCCGCGTGCTGGCGCCCGAGGAGGTCGGGCGGCGGCCCGAACTGCTGGCCGGGCTGGACCTGGGGAAGCTGCGGCAGTGGCGGCCCGAGCGGACGGGCCCGCTGTCCGTCCCGCTGTTCAACGACTTGATGACCGCGGAGTTCGCTGCCGATCTCCTCGACGCCGCGAAAACCTGGCGGCCGGACGTGATCGTGCGCGAGACCAACGAGTACGGCGGCTACCTGGCCGCGGAGGTGCTCGGCCTGCCGTCGGCCGTGATCGACATCGCGCCGCTGATCGGGCGGCTGGTACCGGACCTGACCGAGCGGCTGAACCGGCTGCGTGAGGACCTCGGCCTGCCGGCGATCGGCTCGGCCGCGCACGCGTCGGGCCGGCTCACCGCGGGCCTGCTGCCGGAGCCGTGGTACCCCGAGGAGCAGCGGACCCCTGGCCATCGGTACTACCGCGTGCCCGGCGTGGCCGACGAACCGCCGCTGGACCCGGCCATCGTGGACCTTCCGCCGGACAGGCCGTTCGTGCTGGCCGGCTTCGGCTCGAACGCGCACTCGTTGCTGGCCACCGGGTCCGAGCTGATGGGCATCACCGTGGCCGCGCTGGGCTCGCTGCCCGTGCAGGCGGTGGCCGTGCTCGGCAGCGACCAGGCCGTGGCCGGGTGGACCGGTCCGCGCCCGGCCAACGTGCACCTGGCGGCGTTCGTGCCGCAGCGCTCGCTGCTCGGGGCGTGCGACCTGTTCCTCACGCACGCGGGGTTCAGCGGGGTCCGCGAGGCGCTGTCGGCCGGCGTGCCGATGGTCGCCCTCCCGCTGTTCGCCGAGCAGCCCGGGAACGCGGTCCGCGTCCACGAGCTGGGACTGGGTGTCCGGACCGAGGCCGCCGGGCTCACCCCGGACGCGTTGGCCGCCGGCCTTCAGCAGGTGCTCGACGAGCCGTCCTACGGCCTGGCCACGCGGGCCTTCCAGCGCCGCGTCCTCGGCCTGCCCGCCCTCACCGCTTTCACCGGCGATCTTGAATCACTCGTTTGA
- a CDS encoding SigE family RNA polymerase sigma factor: protein MTSRDLDFSEYFAARVQRFRRLAFAMCGDWHAAEDLVQAMFVQLYRRWRRVRPDTVDAYARRILLNGFLSGRRTAGREQVTAEPPERPARPAYDSHERLDLERVLGTLTPRQRAMVVLRFLEDLPVTEVAGLLGVAEGTVKSQTARGVEALRAVLPAPKTPKTPKTSKTREC, encoded by the coding sequence GTGACGTCGAGAGACCTCGATTTCAGCGAGTACTTCGCCGCGCGGGTGCAGCGTTTCCGGCGGCTGGCGTTCGCGATGTGCGGCGACTGGCACGCGGCGGAAGACCTGGTACAGGCCATGTTCGTCCAGCTGTACCGGCGCTGGCGGCGGGTCCGGCCGGACACCGTCGACGCCTACGCGCGCCGGATCCTGCTGAACGGCTTCCTCTCCGGCCGGCGCACGGCGGGCCGCGAGCAGGTGACGGCCGAGCCGCCCGAACGTCCCGCGCGGCCCGCGTACGACAGCCACGAGCGGCTGGACCTGGAACGCGTGCTCGGCACCCTGACCCCGCGCCAGCGCGCGATGGTCGTGCTGCGGTTCCTGGAAGACCTGCCGGTCACGGAGGTGGCCGGTCTGCTGGGCGTCGCCGAGGGCACGGTCAAGAGCCAGACCGCGCGCGGCGTGGAGGCCCTGCGCGCCGTCCTGCCCGCGCCGAAGACCCCCAAGACCCCCAAGACTTCGAAGACCAGGGAGTGCTGA
- a CDS encoding TetR/AcrR family transcriptional regulator, with protein sequence MTRDAAPAAPARPLRRDAELNRRRMLESARAVFGRRGLEATLDDVAHHAGLGVGTVYRRFPSKEHLVEAMFADRMDGLADLAAKALEHEDPWLGFVEFTWQAAELAACDRGLREIMLSKAFGHEHIAESKARMVPLITQLVERAQASGQLRADVVPTDLPLIHQMIGSVVEYTSLVEPHLWRRCLALILDGLRAEPGRSSDLPHPGLDQAEIDEAMCAWRQPKHPVAPKGS encoded by the coding sequence ATGACACGGGACGCTGCTCCCGCCGCACCGGCGCGGCCGCTGCGGCGTGATGCCGAACTCAACCGCCGGCGGATGCTCGAATCCGCGCGCGCCGTCTTCGGCCGGCGCGGGCTGGAAGCCACGCTGGACGACGTCGCCCACCACGCGGGCCTCGGCGTCGGCACCGTCTACCGGCGCTTCCCGAGCAAGGAACACCTGGTCGAGGCCATGTTCGCCGACCGGATGGACGGCCTGGCGGACCTCGCCGCGAAGGCACTGGAGCACGAAGACCCGTGGTTGGGCTTCGTCGAGTTCACCTGGCAGGCCGCCGAGCTGGCCGCGTGCGACCGCGGGCTGCGCGAGATCATGCTGTCCAAGGCGTTCGGGCACGAGCACATCGCCGAGTCCAAGGCGCGCATGGTGCCGTTGATCACTCAGCTCGTCGAGCGGGCGCAGGCCTCGGGCCAGCTCCGCGCCGATGTGGTGCCGACCGACCTGCCGCTGATCCACCAGATGATCGGCTCCGTCGTGGAGTACACGAGCCTGGTCGAGCCGCACCTGTGGCGCCGCTGCCTGGCCCTGATCCTCGACGGCCTGCGCGCCGAGCCGGGCCGCTCGTCCGACCTGCCCCACCCTGGCCTGGACCAGGCCGAGATCGACGAGGCGATGTGCGCGTGGCGGCAGCCGAAGCACCCGGTCGCGCCAAAAGGCTCGTGA
- a CDS encoding ABC transporter substrate-binding protein, with product MGKKRLRGRSPARAAALLAAGLVTTGLVAGCGAGSGIKINVYYSPEDNFQTVVDNCNKAAGGRYEIVYNKLQRGSDDQRIQMARRLAAGDTSMDVLGLDVTWVSEFAEAGWAEEWTGANKAAASQGVLQGPMETATYKGKVYAAPKNTNVQLLWYDDRVTPAPPKTWDEMMQMSQRLKGEHKPYSIVFTGAQYEGLVVIYNTLVASLGGHILSDDGKSVVMDAGAVQALQLLKQVTSSGITDPSLTNQKEDDVRQAFQRGDAAFELNWPFVYASYAEEKPQDLSHFKWAVYPEAKAGMPAKSTIGGFDLAVSTYSQHKPESFEAALCLRSAESQKFSAINDGVPPTIESVYHDDVPVDASKPASADNPNMAMKYPMRDTILNALKTAAVRPLTPAYQNASTVMAKILSPPSDIDPQATADKLREQLSDALQSKGVIP from the coding sequence ATGGGGAAAAAAAGGCTGCGCGGGCGCTCGCCCGCGCGTGCCGCCGCGTTACTGGCCGCCGGGCTGGTGACGACGGGCCTGGTGGCCGGCTGCGGGGCCGGCTCGGGCATCAAGATCAACGTCTACTACTCGCCCGAGGACAACTTCCAGACCGTTGTCGACAACTGCAACAAGGCGGCGGGCGGGCGCTACGAGATCGTCTACAACAAGCTCCAGCGCGGCTCCGACGACCAGCGCATCCAGATGGCGCGCCGGCTCGCGGCCGGCGACACGTCGATGGACGTGCTCGGCCTCGACGTCACCTGGGTCTCGGAGTTCGCCGAGGCGGGCTGGGCCGAGGAGTGGACCGGGGCGAACAAGGCCGCGGCGTCGCAGGGCGTGCTCCAGGGCCCGATGGAGACCGCCACCTACAAGGGAAAGGTCTACGCCGCACCGAAGAACACCAACGTCCAGCTGCTCTGGTACGACGACCGCGTCACGCCGGCCCCGCCTAAGACGTGGGACGAGATGATGCAGATGTCGCAGCGGCTCAAGGGTGAGCACAAGCCGTACAGCATCGTGTTCACCGGCGCCCAGTACGAGGGCCTGGTGGTCATCTACAACACGCTGGTCGCTTCGCTGGGCGGCCACATCCTGTCCGACGACGGCAAGTCCGTGGTGATGGACGCCGGCGCGGTGCAGGCGCTGCAGCTGCTCAAGCAGGTCACGTCCTCGGGCATCACCGACCCGTCGCTGACCAACCAGAAGGAGGACGACGTCCGCCAGGCGTTCCAGCGCGGTGACGCCGCGTTCGAGCTGAACTGGCCGTTCGTCTACGCCTCCTACGCCGAAGAGAAGCCGCAGGACCTTTCGCACTTCAAGTGGGCGGTGTACCCCGAGGCCAAGGCGGGCATGCCGGCGAAGAGCACGATCGGCGGCTTCGACCTCGCGGTGAGCACGTACTCGCAGCACAAGCCGGAGTCCTTCGAAGCGGCGCTGTGCCTGCGCAGCGCGGAAAGCCAGAAGTTCTCGGCGATCAACGACGGCGTGCCGCCGACCATCGAGTCGGTGTACCACGACGACGTGCCGGTGGACGCGTCGAAGCCGGCGTCGGCCGACAACCCGAACATGGCGATGAAGTACCCGATGCGCGACACCATCCTGAACGCGCTGAAGACCGCAGCCGTGCGCCCGCTCACGCCCGCGTACCAGAACGCTTCGACGGTGATGGCGAAGATCCTGTCCCCGCCTTCGGACATCGACCCGCAGGCGACGGCGGACAAGCTGCGGGAACAACTCAGTGACGCGCTCCAGTCGAAGGGAGTGATCCCGTGA
- a CDS encoding carbohydrate ABC transporter permease, producing the protein MTVQDPTADVAAHQAATHRKGKPALSEGKKAERRLGLWLCAPAFIVMVAVTGYPIIYSVWLSLQRYDLRFPAQQEFIGLSNYAAVLSNSYWWTAFGTTMFLTVVSVTIEFVLGMLLALIMHRTLVGRGLVRTVALIPYGIVTVVAAYSWFFAWTPKTGYLANLLASSGAPLTEQWPSLFIIISAEVWKTTPFMALLLMAGLALVPEDLLKAASMDGATAWQRFTKVMLPVMKPAILVALLFRTLDAFRIFDNIFVLTNGAQDTGSVSMQTYDNLVKGLNLGIGSTMAVLIFITVAIIAFIFIKVFGTAAPGTDDGGKR; encoded by the coding sequence GTGACCGTCCAGGACCCCACCGCCGACGTCGCCGCGCATCAGGCGGCGACGCACCGCAAGGGGAAACCCGCGCTCAGTGAAGGGAAAAAGGCCGAGCGGAGGCTCGGGCTGTGGCTGTGCGCGCCGGCGTTCATCGTGATGGTGGCGGTGACCGGCTACCCGATCATCTACTCGGTGTGGCTTTCACTGCAGCGTTACGACCTCCGGTTCCCCGCGCAGCAGGAGTTCATCGGCCTGTCCAACTACGCGGCCGTGCTGTCCAATTCGTACTGGTGGACGGCGTTCGGCACCACGATGTTCCTGACCGTGGTGTCGGTGACCATCGAGTTCGTGCTCGGCATGCTGCTCGCGCTGATCATGCACCGCACGCTCGTGGGCCGGGGGCTGGTGCGCACCGTCGCGCTGATCCCGTACGGCATCGTCACGGTGGTCGCGGCGTACTCGTGGTTCTTCGCGTGGACGCCGAAGACCGGCTATCTGGCGAACCTGCTCGCCTCGAGCGGCGCGCCGCTCACCGAGCAGTGGCCGTCGCTGTTCATCATCATCTCCGCCGAGGTGTGGAAGACCACGCCGTTCATGGCGCTGCTGCTGATGGCCGGCCTCGCACTGGTGCCGGAAGACCTGCTCAAGGCCGCGTCGATGGACGGGGCCACGGCGTGGCAGCGGTTCACCAAGGTGATGCTGCCGGTGATGAAGCCGGCGATCCTGGTGGCGCTGCTGTTCCGCACGCTCGACGCGTTCCGCATCTTCGACAACATCTTCGTGCTGACCAACGGCGCGCAGGACACCGGATCCGTGTCGATGCAGACCTACGACAACCTGGTCAAGGGCCTCAACCTCGGCATCGGCTCCACGATGGCGGTGCTGATCTTCATCACGGTGGCGATCATCGCGTTCATCTTCATCAAGGTGTTCGGCACGGCCGCACCTGGGACGGACGACGGGGGTAAACGCTGA
- a CDS encoding chromosome partitioning protein ParB: protein MTRPTGFPRADAEHDFLRARRGQVLSRLATWLRREPDDVNIMLPFHEVVEALGYAGESRLGLRVISLDSIVGTVDRSRDFDRRFRPTSGRVRERWERLALAARRGEEIPPIEVYRVGELHFIIDGHHRVSVALAQGVSTIEASVTVVRTKLDPSGIRYRGDLIVKDYRRLFLERVPLTGHARASVIVSDPWDYARLGEHVEAWGFRLMQDEGHFTERATIAQRWFDEEYTPVVGMLRQADLIGDRTDAEAYMWVASERYRLIRTHRWDDEVIEALRARRH from the coding sequence ATGACCAGACCCACGGGTTTCCCGCGCGCCGACGCCGAGCACGACTTCCTCCGGGCCCGGCGCGGCCAGGTCCTCTCGCGGCTGGCCACCTGGCTGCGCCGCGAGCCGGACGACGTGAACATCATGCTGCCGTTCCACGAGGTGGTGGAGGCGCTCGGTTACGCGGGCGAGTCGCGCCTGGGCCTGCGGGTGATCAGCCTGGACTCGATCGTCGGCACGGTGGACCGCAGCCGGGACTTCGACCGCCGCTTCCGCCCGACGTCCGGGCGCGTGCGCGAACGCTGGGAGCGGCTCGCGCTGGCCGCCCGCCGGGGCGAGGAGATCCCGCCGATCGAGGTGTACCGCGTGGGCGAGCTGCACTTCATCATCGACGGCCACCACCGCGTCTCCGTGGCGCTGGCGCAGGGAGTGTCCACAATAGAGGCTTCCGTGACGGTGGTGCGCACGAAGCTGGACCCGAGCGGCATCCGCTACCGCGGCGACCTGATCGTGAAGGACTACCGGCGGCTGTTCCTGGAGCGCGTGCCGCTGACCGGCCACGCGCGCGCGTCGGTGATCGTCTCGGACCCGTGGGACTACGCGCGGCTCGGCGAGCACGTCGAGGCGTGGGGCTTCCGGCTGATGCAGGACGAGGGCCACTTCACCGAACGCGCCACGATCGCCCAGCGCTGGTTCGACGAGGAGTACACCCCCGTCGTCGGCATGCTCCGGCAGGCCGACCTGATCGGGGACCGCACCGACGCGGAGGCCTACATGTGGGTGGCTTCGGAGCGTTATCGCCTGATCCGCACCCATCGCTGGGACGACGAGGTGATCGAGGCACTGCGGGCTCGGCGGCACTGA
- a CDS encoding ABC transporter ATP-binding protein: MAEIVLDKVSKKYPDGALAVSEVDITIADGEFIILVGPSGCGKSTTLNMVAGLEDISSGELRIDGKRVNEKAPKDRDIAMVFQSYALYPHMSVRENMAFPLRLAKVDDATVKAKVEEAANILDLTGHLDRKPANLSGGQRQRVAMGRAIVRNPKAFLMDEPLSNLDAKLRGQMRTSVSKIQKQLGTTTLYVTHDQTEAMTLGDRVVVLRGGYVQQIGAPQFLYDNPANLFVAGFIGSPSMNFVPATLENGELHSSLGTTPLTDRIRRMAEAANAPREVIVGIRPEHFEDASLVDEEGGGTFTAHVDVLESMGSEKFAHFTLEGEVATSAELAELAADSGSSDVPGAESQIVARLSAASAAQENADVQIWFNPDKIKLFDPSNGRNLTYSE; this comes from the coding sequence ATGGCTGAGATCGTTCTCGACAAGGTTTCCAAGAAGTACCCCGACGGCGCGCTCGCGGTGTCCGAAGTGGACATCACGATCGCGGACGGCGAGTTCATCATCCTCGTCGGCCCCTCCGGCTGCGGGAAGTCGACCACGCTCAACATGGTGGCGGGGCTGGAGGACATCTCCTCCGGCGAGCTGCGCATCGACGGCAAGCGGGTCAACGAGAAGGCGCCGAAGGACCGTGACATCGCGATGGTGTTCCAGTCCTACGCGCTGTACCCGCACATGAGCGTGCGCGAGAACATGGCGTTCCCGCTGCGGCTGGCCAAAGTGGACGACGCGACGGTGAAGGCGAAGGTGGAGGAGGCGGCGAACATCCTCGACCTGACCGGCCACCTCGACCGCAAGCCGGCGAACCTCTCCGGCGGGCAGCGGCAGCGGGTGGCGATGGGGCGAGCGATCGTGCGTAACCCCAAGGCGTTCCTGATGGACGAGCCACTGTCCAATCTGGACGCCAAGCTGCGCGGGCAGATGCGCACCTCGGTGTCGAAGATCCAGAAACAGCTCGGCACCACCACGCTGTACGTGACGCACGACCAGACCGAGGCCATGACGCTGGGCGACCGCGTGGTGGTGCTGCGCGGTGGTTACGTGCAGCAGATCGGCGCGCCGCAGTTCCTCTACGACAACCCGGCGAACCTGTTCGTGGCCGGGTTCATCGGCTCGCCGTCGATGAACTTCGTGCCGGCGACGCTGGAGAACGGCGAGCTGCACAGCTCGCTGGGCACCACGCCGCTGACCGACCGGATCCGCCGGATGGCCGAGGCGGCGAACGCGCCCCGCGAGGTGATCGTCGGCATCCGGCCGGAGCACTTCGAGGACGCGTCACTGGTCGATGAGGAGGGCGGCGGCACGTTCACCGCGCACGTCGACGTGCTGGAGTCGATGGGCTCGGAGAAGTTCGCGCACTTCACGCTGGAGGGCGAGGTCGCGACGTCGGCCGAGCTCGCGGAGCTGGCCGCGGACAGCGGCTCCTCCGACGTGCCGGGCGCGGAGTCCCAGATCGTCGCGCGGCTTTCGGCGGCCTCGGCCGCGCAGGAGAACGCCGACGTCCAGATCTGGTTCAACCCGGACAAGATCAAGCTGTTCGACCCGTCGAACGGCCGCAACCTCACTTACAGCGAATAG
- a CDS encoding carbohydrate ABC transporter permease translates to MVMGGAVTTGRKIRWGLVDILVVVFALVPVLWVVSLSFKTKDTLTDGSFIPKSWTLKNYADIFQTSEFIRALLNSIGIAVIATVIAVALGTMAAYAIARLDFPGKRVLVGLSLLIAMFPQVSLVTPLFNIERSLGLFDTWPGLILPYITFALPLSIYTLSAFFREIPWELEKAAKMDGATPAQAFRKVIAPLAAPGVFTTAILAFIFCWNDFLFAISLTSTTASRTVPAALSFFTGSSQFEDPTGQVSAAAVVITIPIILFVLFFQRRIVAGLTSGAVKG, encoded by the coding sequence ATGGTCATGGGTGGAGCGGTCACGACCGGCCGCAAGATCCGCTGGGGCCTGGTGGACATCCTCGTGGTGGTGTTCGCGCTCGTCCCGGTGCTGTGGGTGGTTTCGCTGTCCTTCAAGACGAAGGACACGCTCACCGACGGTTCGTTCATCCCGAAGTCGTGGACCTTGAAGAACTACGCCGACATCTTCCAGACCTCGGAGTTCATCCGGGCACTGCTGAACTCGATCGGCATCGCGGTGATCGCCACGGTGATCGCGGTGGCGCTGGGCACGATGGCGGCGTACGCCATCGCGCGGCTCGACTTCCCCGGCAAACGGGTGCTGGTGGGGCTCTCCCTGCTGATCGCGATGTTCCCGCAGGTTTCGCTCGTCACGCCACTGTTCAACATCGAGCGCAGCCTCGGCCTGTTCGACACCTGGCCGGGGCTGATCCTGCCGTACATCACGTTCGCGCTGCCGCTGTCGATCTACACGCTTTCCGCGTTCTTCCGGGAAATCCCGTGGGAGCTGGAGAAAGCGGCGAAGATGGACGGGGCGACGCCGGCGCAGGCGTTCCGCAAGGTGATCGCGCCGCTGGCCGCGCCGGGCGTGTTCACCACGGCGATCCTGGCGTTCATCTTCTGCTGGAACGACTTCCTGTTCGCCATCTCGCTGACGTCCACCACGGCGTCGCGCACGGTGCCGGCCGCGCTGTCGTTCTTCACCGGGTCCTCGCAGTTCGAGGACCCGACGGGTCAGGTGAGCGCGGCCGCGGTCGTGATCACCATCCCGATCATCCTGTTCGTGTTGTTCTTCCAGCGTCGCATCGTGGCGGGGCTGACGTCTGGTGCGGTGAAGGGCTGA
- a CDS encoding PspC domain-containing protein — protein sequence MTASVTRRLSRPRNDRMIGGVCAGLARRFGTTPGKVRLLAVLSCLLPGPQFVAYLILWAIIPSE from the coding sequence ATGACCGCATCTGTCACGCGCAGGCTCAGCCGTCCGCGAAACGACCGCATGATCGGCGGCGTGTGCGCCGGGCTGGCCCGCCGCTTCGGCACCACGCCGGGCAAGGTGCGGCTGCTCGCCGTGCTGTCCTGCCTGCTGCCGGGCCCGCAGTTCGTGGCCTACCTGATTCTCTGGGCGATCATCCCCAGCGAGTAA
- a CDS encoding MFS transporter translates to MTESTATLDRPGEDAPSHADNPHHARRWLILGVIGLAQLMVVLDATVVNIALPSAQADLGFSDDARQWVVTAYALAFGSLLLLGGRLADLFGRKNALLVGLAGFAAVSAIGGFAGNIEMLLIARAAQGVFGALLAPAALSLLTTTFTDPKERGRAFGVFGAIGGGGAAIGLLLGGVLTEYLDWRWCMFVNIVFAVVAFIGGAILLRRQESDGPRPKLDLPGTITASAGLFALVYGFSNAEHDSWGSVSVWGFLGAGLVLLATFVGLQQRVRHPLLPLRVLLDRDRGGSYIAMFLLAIGMFSIFLFLTFYVQLNLKFTPIQSGFGFLPMVATLMIAATTATSVLLPRFGPRPLVPTGMLIAGAGLFWLSGIDVGTTYVGGVLGPLMVMGVGIGLSMAPAMSVATFGVDMHDAGVASATVNTMQQVGGSIGTALLSTLAGNAASSFIAGRTPTPQLAAEAAVHSYTTAFTWAAAIFVAGAVITGLLLRPGAPKQQATVAAVHM, encoded by the coding sequence ATGACTGAGTCAACGGCCACGCTCGACCGTCCGGGGGAGGACGCGCCGAGCCACGCCGACAACCCGCACCACGCCAGACGCTGGCTGATCCTCGGGGTGATCGGCCTCGCCCAGCTGATGGTGGTGCTGGACGCCACCGTCGTGAACATCGCCCTGCCCTCCGCGCAGGCTGACCTGGGCTTTTCCGACGACGCCCGGCAGTGGGTCGTCACCGCGTACGCGCTCGCGTTCGGCAGCCTGCTGCTGCTCGGCGGGCGGCTCGCGGACCTGTTCGGCCGCAAGAACGCGCTCCTCGTGGGCCTGGCCGGGTTCGCGGCGGTGTCGGCGATCGGCGGCTTCGCCGGCAATATCGAGATGCTGCTCATCGCCCGGGCGGCACAGGGAGTGTTCGGCGCGCTGCTCGCGCCGGCCGCGCTTTCCTTGCTCACCACCACGTTCACCGACCCGAAGGAGCGCGGCCGCGCGTTCGGCGTGTTCGGCGCGATCGGCGGTGGGGGTGCCGCCATCGGCCTGCTGCTCGGCGGCGTGCTCACCGAGTACCTGGACTGGCGCTGGTGCATGTTCGTGAACATCGTGTTCGCGGTGGTCGCCTTCATCGGCGGCGCGATCCTGCTGCGCCGCCAGGAGTCCGACGGCCCGCGCCCGAAGCTCGACCTGCCGGGCACGATCACCGCGTCGGCCGGCCTGTTCGCACTCGTCTACGGCTTCTCGAACGCCGAGCACGACTCGTGGGGATCGGTTTCGGTGTGGGGCTTCCTGGGCGCCGGGCTGGTGCTGCTCGCGACGTTCGTCGGGCTGCAGCAGCGCGTCCGGCACCCGCTGCTGCCGCTGCGCGTGCTGCTCGACCGTGACCGCGGCGGCTCGTACATCGCGATGTTCCTGCTCGCCATCGGGATGTTCTCGATCTTCCTGTTCCTCACGTTCTACGTGCAGCTGAACCTGAAGTTCACCCCGATCCAGAGCGGGTTCGGCTTCCTGCCGATGGTCGCGACGCTGATGATCGCCGCGACCACCGCCACCAGCGTGCTGCTGCCCCGGTTCGGGCCGAGGCCGCTGGTGCCCACGGGCATGCTGATCGCCGGGGCCGGGCTGTTCTGGCTGAGCGGCATCGACGTCGGCACCACGTACGTCGGCGGCGTGCTGGGGCCGCTGATGGTGATGGGCGTCGGCATCGGCTTGTCGATGGCGCCCGCGATGAGCGTGGCGACGTTCGGCGTCGACATGCACGACGCGGGGGTCGCGTCCGCGACCGTCAACACGATGCAGCAGGTCGGCGGCTCCATCGGCACGGCGCTGCTGAGCACGCTGGCCGGCAACGCCGCGTCGTCGTTCATCGCCGGTCGCACGCCGACGCCGCAGCTCGCGGCCGAGGCCGCGGTGCACAGCTACACCACGGCGTTCACCTGGGCGGCGGCGATCTTCGTGGCCGGCGCGGTGATCACGGGCCTGCTCCTGCGCCCGGGCGCGCCGAAGCAGCAGGCCACGGTGGCCGCGGTGCACATGTAA